In Streptomyces dangxiongensis, one DNA window encodes the following:
- a CDS encoding Lrp/AsnC family transcriptional regulator has translation MITAIVLIKTSVDRIPEIAERIAALESVSEVFSVTGTYDLIAMVRVGQHEDLAEIIPGRISKIPGVEATDTHVAFRTYSQHDLEAAFAIGLDN, from the coding sequence GTGATCACCGCGATCGTTCTGATCAAGACCAGCGTGGACCGGATCCCCGAGATCGCGGAGCGCATCGCCGCGCTGGAGAGCGTCAGCGAGGTCTTCTCGGTCACCGGCACCTACGACCTGATCGCCATGGTCCGGGTCGGGCAGCACGAGGACCTCGCCGAGATCATCCCCGGCCGGATCAGCAAGATCCCCGGCGTGGAGGCCACCGACACGCACGTCGCGTTCCGCACCTACTCGCAGCACGACCTGGAGGCCGCGTTCGCGATCGGCCTCGACAACTAG
- a CDS encoding rhomboid family intramembrane serine protease: MISTWSTAAGRTLRAVRGIPAPITYGLIVLCCLIFVLGPASGLTPGYRAGDALLAAQRTYFRRWGVVPADLFGRPAREALTPATALFVHGGWVHLLGNMLFLFVFGAMTEERMGRVAFTLFYVGCGYLALLGYAAANATSEQSLVGASGAISAVLGAFLYLFPRARVTSLLPFLFFLPLRFPAWVVLPFWAALQWFAAGRASDGPGVAYLAHMVGFGLGFCYAWLRYGRGRSRAGGPGGAVVGDGRATRVKAAPAPVTEGETQP; the protein is encoded by the coding sequence ATGATCAGCACCTGGAGCACGGCGGCCGGCAGGACTCTCAGGGCGGTCCGGGGCATCCCGGCACCGATCACGTACGGGCTCATCGTCCTGTGCTGCCTGATCTTCGTCCTCGGCCCCGCGTCCGGGCTCACCCCCGGGTACCGCGCCGGGGACGCGCTGCTCGCCGCGCAGCGGACGTACTTCCGGCGCTGGGGCGTGGTCCCGGCCGACCTGTTCGGCAGACCGGCCCGCGAGGCGCTCACCCCGGCGACCGCGCTGTTCGTGCACGGCGGCTGGGTCCACCTGCTCGGCAACATGCTGTTCCTCTTCGTCTTCGGGGCGATGACCGAGGAACGCATGGGACGGGTGGCGTTCACCCTGTTCTACGTCGGCTGCGGGTACCTCGCCCTGCTGGGCTACGCGGCCGCCAACGCCACCTCCGAGCAGTCGCTGGTCGGCGCCTCCGGGGCGATCTCGGCGGTCCTCGGAGCCTTCCTCTACCTGTTCCCCCGCGCCCGCGTGACCAGTCTTCTGCCCTTCCTGTTCTTCCTGCCGCTGCGCTTCCCCGCCTGGGTGGTGCTGCCGTTCTGGGCGGCGCTCCAGTGGTTCGCGGCGGGCCGGGCCTCCGACGGGCCCGGAGTGGCCTACCTCGCGCACATGGTCGGGTTCGGCCTGGGGTTCTGCTACGCGTGGCTGCGCTACGGACGCGGGCGCAGCCGCGCGGGCGGTCCCGGCGGGGCGGTGGTGGGGGACGGCCGGGCGACTAGAGTGAAGGCCGCACCAGCTCCGGTCACCGAGGGAGAGACACAGCCGTGA
- a CDS encoding aminotransferase class V-fold PLP-dependent enzyme has protein sequence MSVSTAAADRSLCAPLPVLGRDVTVPLVTGGEVAYAALDYAASAPALQRVWDDVAAYAPYYGSVHRGAGYLSQLSTDLFENARGTVAGFLGCRPDDQVVFTRSTTDSLNLLARALPAGCQVFVFETEHHASLLPWQDARVTYLDAPRTPQQAVRTLERALAERDPHGPALVCVTGASNVTGELWPVRELAAAAHAHGARIVLDAAQLAPHHPVDLGDLDVDWVAFSGHKLYAPFGSGVLAGRADWLRAAEPYLAGGGASRKVTRRQDGGVDVEWHDSAARHEAGSPNVIGAYSIAAACKALTEAGWDTLVAREEHLIRTVREGLAEVPEVRILSLFGDDAPRVGVLSFVVEGWNSSHFAAALSAEYGIGVRDGLFCAHPLVRTLLGTDPQTQGECGAPETAPGEKSLNAVRVSFGAGTPDEHVERFVTAVRELVRDGARWQYRTEDGRCVPAV, from the coding sequence ATGTCCGTCTCCACCGCTGCCGCCGACCGGTCCCTCTGCGCCCCGCTGCCCGTGCTGGGCCGGGATGTCACCGTCCCGCTCGTCACGGGCGGTGAGGTCGCCTACGCCGCTCTCGACTACGCGGCCAGCGCCCCCGCCCTCCAGCGCGTCTGGGACGACGTCGCGGCCTACGCCCCGTACTACGGCAGCGTGCACCGCGGCGCCGGCTACCTCTCCCAGCTCTCCACCGACCTGTTCGAGAACGCCCGCGGGACCGTCGCCGGGTTCCTCGGCTGCCGCCCGGACGACCAGGTCGTCTTCACCCGCTCGACCACCGACTCGCTCAACCTCCTGGCGCGCGCGCTGCCCGCCGGCTGCCAGGTCTTCGTCTTCGAGACCGAGCACCACGCCTCCCTGCTGCCCTGGCAGGACGCCCGGGTCACCTACCTCGACGCCCCGCGCACCCCGCAGCAGGCCGTCCGGACCCTGGAGCGGGCCCTCGCCGAGCGCGACCCCCACGGCCCGGCCCTGGTCTGTGTCACCGGCGCCTCCAACGTCACCGGTGAGCTGTGGCCGGTGCGCGAGCTGGCCGCCGCCGCGCACGCCCACGGCGCCCGCATCGTCCTGGACGCCGCCCAGCTAGCCCCCCACCACCCGGTGGACCTCGGGGACCTGGACGTCGACTGGGTCGCCTTCTCCGGCCACAAGCTGTACGCCCCGTTCGGCTCCGGCGTCCTGGCCGGCCGCGCCGACTGGCTCCGGGCGGCCGAGCCGTACCTCGCGGGCGGCGGCGCCAGCCGCAAGGTCACCCGGCGGCAGGACGGCGGGGTGGACGTGGAGTGGCACGACAGCGCCGCCCGCCACGAGGCCGGCTCCCCGAACGTGATCGGCGCCTACTCCATCGCCGCCGCCTGCAAGGCCCTCACCGAGGCCGGCTGGGACACCCTCGTCGCCCGTGAGGAGCACCTGATCCGCACGGTCCGCGAAGGCCTCGCCGAGGTCCCGGAGGTCAGGATCCTCTCCCTCTTCGGCGACGACGCGCCGCGCGTGGGTGTCCTCTCCTTCGTCGTCGAGGGCTGGAACAGCTCGCACTTCGCCGCCGCCCTCTCCGCCGAGTACGGCATCGGCGTCCGCGACGGCCTCTTCTGCGCCCACCCCCTGGTCCGCACCCTGCTGGGCACCGACCCGCAGACCCAGGGGGAGTGCGGCGCCCCGGAGACGGCCCCGGGCGAGAAGTCCCTGAACGCCGTCCGGGTCAGCTTCGGCGCCGGCACCCCCGACGAGCACGTCGAGCGCTTCGTGACCGCCGTACGGGAACTGGTGCGCGACGGCGCCCGGTGGCAGTACCGCACGGAGGACGGCCGCTGCGTCCCGGCGGTCTGA
- a CDS encoding C40 family peptidase, producing MGSHRRLAPSGFDRGSVALCVVSAAAAALGAVPAHAAPDADTRAEVDRLYEAAEKATQAYDRADERAGVLRREVRAAQDHIARQQQRINTLRERLGSLAGAQYRAGGIDPAVALLFSDDPDDYLDKASTLDRIGSRQAGQLRQLQAALRDLAQERAEATGKLAELERSRRAVAAHKRTVEQKLARARRLINALPAAARAAYDRASRGSRAGLPDPIGAVAADGRAAAALAAARSALGRPYVWGANGPTGFDCSGLMQWSYAHAGIHLPRTSQGQRFAGRQVPLSQARPGDLVVYRSDASHVAMYVGNGQVIHAPYPGAPVRYDPVGMMPVSSVTRP from the coding sequence GTGGGCTCTCATCGTCGCCTCGCCCCGTCCGGATTCGACCGGGGCTCCGTCGCCCTGTGCGTGGTGTCGGCCGCGGCGGCCGCGCTCGGCGCCGTACCGGCGCACGCGGCGCCGGACGCCGACACCCGCGCCGAGGTGGACCGTCTGTACGAGGCCGCCGAGAAGGCGACCCAGGCCTACGACCGGGCCGACGAGCGGGCCGGGGTGCTGCGCCGGGAGGTCCGTGCCGCGCAGGACCACATCGCCCGGCAGCAGCAGCGCATCAACACCCTGCGGGAGCGGCTCGGTTCGCTGGCCGGCGCCCAGTACCGCGCCGGCGGCATCGACCCGGCCGTCGCCCTGCTCTTCTCCGACGACCCCGACGACTACCTCGACAAGGCCTCCACCCTCGACCGCATCGGCAGCCGGCAGGCGGGCCAGCTCCGGCAGTTGCAGGCCGCGCTGCGCGACCTGGCCCAGGAACGCGCGGAGGCCACCGGCAAGCTCGCCGAACTGGAACGCAGCCGCAGGGCGGTGGCCGCCCACAAGCGGACCGTGGAACAGAAGCTCGCCCGGGCCCGGCGGCTGATCAACGCCCTGCCCGCCGCCGCGCGCGCCGCCTACGACCGGGCCTCCCGGGGCAGCCGCGCCGGCCTGCCCGACCCGATCGGCGCCGTCGCCGCCGACGGCCGCGCCGCCGCGGCCCTGGCCGCCGCCCGCTCCGCCCTCGGCCGCCCCTACGTGTGGGGCGCCAACGGCCCCACCGGCTTCGACTGTTCGGGCCTGATGCAGTGGTCGTACGCGCACGCGGGCATCCATCTGCCGCGCACCTCGCAGGGGCAGCGCTTCGCCGGCCGGCAGGTCCCGCTCTCCCAGGCCCGCCCCGGCGACCTGGTCGTGTACCGCTCCGACGCCAGCCACGTGGCGATGTACGTCGGCAACGGCCAGGTCATCCACGCGCCCTACCCGGGTGCCCCGGTGCGCTACGACCCGGTCGGCATGATGCCCGTCTCCTCGGTCACCAGACCCTGA
- a CDS encoding C40 family peptidase, giving the protein MASHRRPKQPSRTRVTVLTTAAAAAVALSANAANAAPSEKLSKDEVKAKVDKLYEQAEQATEKYNGAKEKQQKLQKDISTIQDDVARGQEELNKLRDGLGSLATAQYRSGGIDASVQLFLSSNPDDYLDKASTLDQLSSQQVDALRKIQDKQRELAQERAEATEKLKDLAATRTELGNKKQEVQGKLAAAQKLLNTLTAKEKAQLAQEQQRANRSSTERVDLGDDAPPASGRASAAFSAAQSQIGKPYVYGATGPSSFDCSGLTSWAYAQAGVSIPRTSEAQANIGTRIGSVGDLKVGDLVFFYGDLHHVGLYAGNGQVLHAPHTGAVVRYEAIGNMPFQFGVRV; this is encoded by the coding sequence GTGGCGTCCCACCGTCGACCCAAGCAGCCCAGTCGCACCCGTGTGACCGTGCTGACCACCGCAGCCGCCGCTGCCGTCGCGCTCAGCGCGAACGCCGCCAACGCCGCCCCCAGCGAGAAGCTGAGCAAGGACGAGGTGAAGGCCAAGGTCGACAAGCTCTACGAGCAGGCGGAGCAGGCGACCGAGAAGTACAACGGCGCCAAGGAGAAGCAGCAGAAGCTGCAGAAGGACATCTCCACCATCCAGGACGACGTCGCCCGCGGCCAGGAGGAGCTGAACAAGCTCCGCGACGGCCTGGGTTCGCTGGCCACCGCCCAGTACCGCTCCGGCGGCATCGACGCCTCCGTCCAGCTCTTCCTGTCCTCCAATCCGGACGACTACCTCGACAAGGCCTCCACGCTCGACCAGTTGAGCAGTCAGCAGGTCGACGCGCTGAGGAAGATCCAGGACAAACAGCGCGAACTCGCCCAGGAGCGGGCGGAGGCCACCGAGAAGCTCAAGGACCTCGCCGCCACCCGCACCGAACTGGGCAACAAGAAGCAGGAGGTCCAGGGGAAGCTCGCCGCCGCGCAGAAGCTCCTGAACACCCTGACCGCCAAGGAGAAGGCGCAGCTCGCGCAGGAGCAGCAGCGCGCCAACCGCTCCTCCACCGAGCGCGTGGACCTCGGCGACGACGCCCCGCCCGCCTCCGGACGCGCGTCGGCGGCCTTCTCCGCCGCCCAGAGCCAGATCGGCAAGCCGTACGTCTACGGCGCCACCGGCCCCTCCTCCTTCGACTGCTCGGGCCTGACCTCCTGGGCCTACGCCCAGGCCGGCGTGTCCATCCCGCGCACCTCCGAGGCGCAGGCGAACATCGGCACCCGGATCGGCTCGGTCGGTGACCTGAAGGTCGGCGATCTGGTCTTCTTCTACGGCGACCTGCACCACGTGGGCCTGTACGCCGGCAACGGCCAGGTGCTGCACGCCCCGCACACCGGTGCCGTGGTCCGCTACGAGGCCATCGGCAACATGCCGTTCCAGTTCGGCGTCCGGGTCTGA
- a CDS encoding NYN domain-containing protein — MVETAGGGPDDGTAEVLDRPLPDGVRRRVVQIVSDGFGGLTVAELPAQLRQYARFAPNRRAKFAGNAMAAALETDPLFRQRIGEKFREAQPELAGALGSGSPPPAADPLDVAAAAYVLRPAGWVKLVTAAGEEAQRADAERADEESRAELDRLRAELAQARDHIRAETERLRAELESAKKEGESLHRKLRAALSDVRRGEAALRKAHGEIDAARAEAHARVSAADSESRRLKARLSEAEAALEATRRAAREGRSVEDMRVRLLLDTLLEATQGLRRELALPPVSVRPAETVDAVEPGRMTPKDIAARALSEHDPAILDQLLALPQAHLVVDGYNVTKTGYPQMPLEKQRLRLLGQLSALAAQTGAEVTCVFDGAELAAPVLLAPPRGVRVLFSKPGVTADELIRQLVRAEPPGRPVIVASTDREVADGVARAGARPVASAVLLKRLS; from the coding sequence ATGGTGGAGACCGCGGGCGGGGGGCCGGACGACGGCACCGCCGAGGTGCTTGACCGTCCGCTGCCCGACGGCGTGCGCCGGCGGGTGGTGCAGATCGTCTCGGACGGCTTCGGCGGGCTGACCGTGGCCGAACTTCCCGCCCAGTTGCGGCAGTACGCCCGGTTCGCCCCGAACCGCCGGGCCAAGTTCGCCGGCAACGCGATGGCGGCGGCGCTGGAGACCGATCCGCTGTTCCGGCAGCGGATCGGCGAAAAGTTCAGAGAGGCGCAGCCGGAACTCGCCGGCGCCCTCGGCTCCGGCTCGCCGCCCCCGGCCGCGGACCCGCTCGACGTGGCGGCCGCGGCCTACGTACTGCGCCCGGCGGGCTGGGTGAAACTCGTCACCGCGGCCGGCGAGGAGGCCCAGCGCGCGGACGCCGAGCGGGCCGACGAGGAGAGCCGCGCCGAGCTGGACCGGCTGCGCGCGGAGCTGGCACAGGCCCGCGACCACATCCGCGCCGAGACCGAACGGCTGCGCGCGGAGCTGGAGTCGGCGAAGAAGGAGGGCGAGTCGCTGCACCGCAAGCTGCGGGCCGCGCTCAGCGACGTCAGGCGGGGCGAGGCCGCCCTGCGCAAGGCGCACGGCGAGATCGACGCCGCGCGCGCCGAGGCGCACGCGCGGGTGTCGGCCGCGGACAGCGAGTCGCGGCGGCTCAAGGCCCGTCTGAGCGAGGCCGAGGCCGCGCTGGAGGCCACCCGGCGGGCGGCCCGGGAGGGCCGCAGTGTGGAGGACATGCGGGTACGGCTGCTGCTCGACACCCTGCTGGAGGCGACCCAGGGCCTGCGGCGTGAACTCGCCCTCCCCCCGGTGTCCGTGCGGCCGGCCGAGACGGTCGACGCGGTGGAGCCGGGCCGGATGACCCCGAAGGACATCGCGGCACGCGCCCTGTCCGAGCATGACCCGGCCATCCTCGACCAGCTCCTCGCACTGCCGCAGGCGCATCTGGTCGTCGACGGCTACAACGTGACCAAGACCGGCTATCCGCAGATGCCGCTGGAGAAGCAGCGGCTCAGACTGCTGGGCCAGCTCTCCGCGCTCGCCGCGCAGACCGGGGCGGAGGTGACGTGCGTCTTCGACGGCGCCGAACTGGCCGCGCCGGTGCTGCTCGCGCCGCCGCGCGGGGTGCGCGTGCTGTTCTCCAAGCCGGGGGTCACGGCCGACGAGCTGATCCGCCAACTGGTGCGTGCGGAGCCGCCGGGGCGTCCGGTCATCGTCGCCTCCACCGACCGCGAGGTGGCCGACGGGGTCGCCAGGGCGGGTGCCCGTCCCGTGGCTTCTGCGGTGCTTCTGAAGCGACTGTCCTGA
- the trpD gene encoding anthranilate phosphoribosyltransferase encodes MSAVTPAGGDTAAGRSWPVLLNGLLEGRDLAADDTAWAMDRIMRGEATDAQIAGFAVALRAKGQTVQEITGLVRTMYEHANVIEVPGRTVDIVGTGGDGARTVNISTMSSLVVAGTGAKVVKHGNRAASSASGSSDVLEKLGVNLDLTPRRVVEVAQEAGITFCFAVKFHPALRHVGAARGQLGIRTVFNLLGPLTNPARVRAQAVGVAVAHEAPIVAGVLAERGNSSLVFRGDDGLDELTTTSTSRVWVVRDGRVREESFDPRDAGLPLVPVEALRGGDPAHNADVARRLLDGEQGPVRDAVLLNSAAALVALEPTDAPLTEQLRAGMAKAAESVDSGAARRTLERWVAASNA; translated from the coding sequence ATGAGCGCTGTGACCCCCGCTGGAGGCGACACCGCGGCGGGCCGCTCCTGGCCCGTCCTCCTGAACGGCCTGCTGGAGGGCCGTGACCTGGCGGCCGACGACACCGCGTGGGCGATGGACCGCATCATGCGCGGTGAGGCGACCGACGCCCAGATCGCCGGGTTCGCGGTGGCGCTGCGGGCGAAGGGGCAGACGGTCCAGGAGATCACCGGCCTGGTCCGCACGATGTACGAGCACGCGAACGTGATCGAGGTGCCCGGCCGCACCGTCGACATCGTCGGCACGGGCGGCGACGGGGCCAGGACGGTGAACATCTCCACCATGTCCTCGCTGGTCGTGGCCGGTACCGGCGCGAAGGTCGTCAAGCACGGCAACCGCGCCGCGTCCTCGGCGTCCGGCTCCTCCGACGTCCTGGAGAAGCTCGGCGTCAACCTCGACCTGACCCCCCGCCGGGTCGTGGAGGTCGCTCAGGAGGCCGGCATCACCTTCTGCTTCGCCGTGAAGTTCCATCCGGCGCTGCGCCATGTGGGCGCCGCCCGCGGACAGCTCGGCATCCGGACCGTGTTCAACCTGCTCGGCCCGCTGACCAACCCGGCGCGGGTGCGGGCCCAGGCGGTCGGCGTCGCCGTCGCGCACGAGGCACCGATCGTCGCGGGCGTGCTCGCGGAACGGGGCAACTCCTCCCTGGTCTTCCGCGGCGACGACGGCCTGGACGAGCTGACGACGACGTCCACCTCCCGGGTGTGGGTGGTCCGCGACGGCCGGGTCCGCGAGGAGTCCTTCGACCCGCGCGACGCCGGCCTCCCCCTGGTCCCGGTGGAGGCGCTGCGCGGCGGCGACCCGGCCCACAACGCCGACGTCGCCCGCCGCCTGCTCGACGGCGAGCAGGGGCCCGTACGGGACGCCGTCCTGCTGAACTCGGCGGCGGCCCTGGTGGCCCTGGAGCCGACGGACGCGCCGCTCACCGAGCAGCTCCGCGCGGGCATGGCGAAGGCCGCGGAGTCGGTCGACTCGGGCGCGGCCCGGCGGACGCTGGAGCGGTGGGTGGCGGCCAGCAACGCCTGA